Proteins encoded in a region of the Drosophila busckii strain San Diego stock center, stock number 13000-0081.31 chromosome 2L, ASM1175060v1, whole genome shotgun sequence genome:
- the LOC108608097 gene encoding multiple epidermal growth factor-like domains protein 8, producing the protein MTTTIKMQRMYALLATLTFCLISAQLPLGITAHITAPCNRSRKVFTEAYGEISDGPSGYNYTQDSHCEWLIKAKNDSQYITLTFLSMGTECSYDYIYVYDGDSFNSTLLGSFSGRTQPQRLVARSGSMLILMYSDTNYVLDGFRASYYISNCLNNCHNHGKCVGHQCVCHGEWVGPDCEDEACPQRCGEHQGRGKCQKSICHCSSGYSGRLCDLSDNPHGSSWRWLATDAEGMTPRAAHSAIYIEDEDALYVFGGYDLNNVISTLQVYRFSTSQWEDEWGIPLQSRRHFYHPHKIDHTLLKAVLQHKNEDEAKLWGLTSDVSFFRNILYTLAESNLHQRRTRSSLPLTTVNANSTDEELTEYLEDILEEVTDHKPHGRYGHAAERVPGGFVIYGGKHANGSFYSDLWQYNNTESGGKWKQLALRSIVKPPALARHTLTNAGAQLYLFGGSMETGEFSSAVYSIALPLSEDSQWQLVKPRGGKSLDVRLAAHTTVYYGATNSLIVFGGIMTSLARFSKLSDRIFAFQLDQMHWTEILYPRTALRDNNIPRERAFHTATISGNYMIVFGGYTHRHNKDEICYDNQMYWYHLSCHIWINQVLTAEDSLYPKPQGVFAQAAALRRNHTLLIVGGYHGNVNADLFAYELPQVLRVESTLYNPEMSCRLHASHTACLSNPECGWCSADSSCYGRTIGANCTTNLQTTRCPGICPSLGDCHACLVHGTKWSRGSAGSSVTSKLGLNECTWCVQNAQCHHRDDNYGICGESAGWWGEQGTEIRTPVLCTINDRRPGLTYIKYNYPVNFTMPDYVGIVNATMVDFASPPPSAYFEQRQEGEMLARLLGFVRPRQQWHGGSSSSNINSNNHNDSAIQVCSSYSRAVLRAGLGLNLDLLTNYTSQSSNQSYCSNVLLPSMDQPFLVDFQARRRIGQNTIYNTYQKTKMELQHLHNGQLNAFTFEYLEPYYSGDCTHYNNCLHCLTDASCSWCSLTGKCHLKSVNESAVCRQQEGNWAYLISQPSQCANCSNYVSCEACVTTPAGGECEWWLEDARCGRVGKSNSSVRALEQCPRPCRERQGCDQCLGERGRCVWCEASAQCFSFAVYTSEYQFGMCREWIDKVTPTAATTAVAGADPTVRALQQCKSCERHRNCSSCLRTLSCGWCFDRDNPIDGICMQGDFSYSAGNCSLALNSSTLHDAEWAYAQCPDVDECGLGLHDCHKEAKCTNTQGSYNCHCRRGYVGDGRFSCVRTCYEFCQHGHCSGPPEYVCKCALGWTGSDCGISCGCNNHSTCTERLGKCDQCQAWTEGERCERCRQGSYGNATAAVGCHPCECNGHGNQDLGICNVNHGECYCKDNTQGLKCDSCAPGYYGDPRDGGQCYYQCESRGILTSIGRSAIGSYQSYRSPWGASLEVRECLWILQPKTLQAEKSLLQLEFQWSSLAMDCDENAVYIYNSLPDLTGVAQQNELLAVVCAPYSATRIIEARSNHVTVYYKQGSEQRHFGFNALYTVKNCVAGSCSHPHTCDASQRCVCPAGYVGARCEVEICPSNCHAKRGQGYCDTEYGRCICSNASYGGADCGTLVQRHHLVLTELFNTLLLSDALDHLRNTIPRFGHTVHADRRGSLWMFGGYSPVHGPLNDFRQFDTRNGTWLQVTVESATPEDRMPLGRYFHAADIYIRKQCIYIYGGLGLNPKLTLLSDFWLFSIQNQRWSELEPRAREKPPALAGHTLTQLRHQEQEALLLLGGLSLNKSRSLELWLYYVDSNKWSVLRASGARIPHLYGHSAVYHAETHSLYVFGGFAQEPQSQLYALDLQRMSWTHLPSFNEVNTPLSLLPRARYFHAAVSTSHYMLVYGGRTQPYNGTDMLIAYVYACNQWVRLTDDVALLGRLPVASYAEAAAADIDTGVVYAIGGWDGSASSSHVTRIQLPDDLCQLWSEGGKSLCRHYMGCSYCTVELTYSNSSYCHTETGEDLTSCNNINGPFSTNKGPACNSKWLAARNCSSFNTCGDCLAHWPSHSSLPAVCKWCDECGIRGRCVPTSVSCLRGSAYCRQESSIADLNECPLPPCYQLNCERCLQQRPGCQWARNELAHVECIASELVTLNGYQLVQQCPAACHTYSNCSSCLQSQCKWSTMLSVCLEPSVQPLFCAGGVCGLVLAPHEQARCPAPCHVYTQCASCLEHAHCGWCARQGYNGDGVCTQAALEQRQEHPSSSTCDLIYNQTRTDAQLTPADIVSWHYVQCPAENECENGHHDCNAISEQCIDLDTNTPGYKCICAEGYRAVADQGCLPVCKGCVRGSCVRPNVCQCDFGYVGENCSIQCLCNGHSNCESSSRLDICLECHNHTMGEQCEKCQPLFVGDPRDGGACQPCSDYCHGHSDVCVAYDSDPAVFNMTRSELERILPAGPTHNATCLRCANHTAGDRCDSCLTGYFRGSEDLQRACQPCQCHGHGNICDAVTGEKCNCGNNTESDATCTAGGGKNSAQLCWSVQCSKCRDSYAGNPTDGHQCYKQITVESRMCFDAKPIEECKSKPAPLRPGQTVFFVIQPRFMNVDIRIIIDVTQGELDVFMSPQDDSFIVETNLTNGYHDIFLDNRYNWGQKGEQRDIPLNIALPRHDNVTIQKLFAPERRSSSAGSSGAGNGNSAASMSESILYSPQLRNCHSNGVHSFVVHDQHAKRLTTHVTLNQCNTLLRLFGLKDRLVLTLPQHAHNLSATRFFIALRASAGPEPSYGSVVFRQDQLHIDLFVFFSVFFSCFFLFLALCVIVWKVKQASDLRRARRQHVVEMLHLAKRPFAQIFLASASLDMDGANSPHAVVASSTRAMRQRARQALLIQQQQQQQQQQHQQHPQQIELQPLPAQQIVNLRTLQPTEIMLVAIEPTYDNLAAVGTVFISLPGRSKAPLSIALGSTLITYPRQYPNNSRHFLRAQNQRLHQA; encoded by the exons ACGGTCCCTCTGGCTACAACTACACACAGGATTCTCACTGCGAATGgctaatcaaagcaaaaaatgatAGTCAATATATAACGTTAACATTCCTAAGCATGGGCACAGAATGCTCCTATGACTATATCTATGTGTACGATGGCGATTCCTTTAACTCTACGCTGCTGGGCAGCTTCAGTGGACGCACACAGCCGCAACGGCTGGTGgcgcgcagcggcagc ATGCTCATACTAATGTACAGCGATACCAACTATGTTCTGGATGGCTTTCGTGCTTCATATTACatatcaaattgtttaaacaactGCCACAACCATGGGAAATGTGTCGGCCATCAGTGCGTCTGCCATGGAGAGTGGGTGGGTCCGGACTGCGAGGATGAGGCGTGTCCACAGCGATGTGGCGAGCATCAGGGACGCGGCAAGTGTCAGAAGAGCATTTGTCATTGCTCCAGCGGCTATAGCGGACGACTGTGTGACTTGAGTGATAATCCACATGGCAGCAGCTGGCGTTGGCTGGCCACCGATGCGGAGGGCATGACACCACGTGCGGCACATAGCGCTATCTATATCGAGGATGAGGATGCGCTTTATGTGTTTGGTGGCTATGATTTGAATAATGTGATAAGCACATTGCAG gTCTATCGTTTTAGCACAAGCCAATGGGAAGATGAGTGGGGCATACCGCTGCAGAGTCGTCGGCATTTTTATCATCCGCATAAAATAGATCATACGCTGCTTAAAGCAGTGCTGCAGCATAAGAATGAGGATGAAGCCAAGCTGTGGGGCTTGACGAGCGATGTAAGCTTCTTTCGCAATATACTCTATACGCTAGCGGAATCAAATTTGCATCAACGTCGCACGCGCAGCTCGCTGCCACTGACTACAGTCAATGCTAATTCAACAGATGAGGAATTGACAGAGTATTTGGAGGATATACTGGAGGAGGTAACCGATCATAAGCCACATGGACGTTATGGACATGCAGCGGAGCGTGTGCCCGGCGGTTTTGTTATCTACGGCGGCAAGCATGCCAATGGCAGTTTCTACAGTGATCTCTGGCAGTACAACAACACCGAGAGTGGTGGCAAATGGAAGCAATTGGCTTTGAGATCCATAGTAAAGCCACCAGCGCTGGCCAGGCATACGTTAACCAATGCAGGTGCACAGCTTTATCTATTTGGCGGCAGCATGGAAACGGGAGAGTTCAGCTCCGCAGTCTATAGCATTGCATTGCCGCTAAGCGAGGACTCACAATGGCAACTGGTGAAGCCACGCGGTGGCAAATCCCTGGATGTGCGTCTAGCAGCGCATACAACAGTTTACTATGGCGCTACCAATTCTCTAATTGTTTTTGGTGGCATAATGACGAGCTTAGCGCGTTTTTCCAAACTATCCGATCGCATATTTGCCTTTCAACTGGATCAGATGCATTGGACGGAGATACTGTATCCACGCACCGCTTTGCGCGACAACAATATACCCAGAGAACGTGCTTTCCATACGGCTACTATATCCGGCAATTATATGATTGTCTTTGGCGGCTATACGCATCGACACAACAAGGATGAAATATGCTATGACAACCAAATGTATTGGTACCACCTAAGCTGCCACATATGGATCAATCAGGTGCTCACTGCTGAGGATAGCTTGTATCCCAAGCCGCAGGGCGTATTTGCTCAAGCGGCTGCATTGCGTCGCAATCATACGCTGCTTATAGTTGGCGGCTATCATGGCAATGTGAATGCGGATTTGTTTGCCTATGAGCTGCCGCAAGTGTTGCGCGTGGAGAGCACGCTATATAACCCGGAAATGTCCTGTCGCTTGCATGCTTCACACACCGCCTGCCTGTCCAATCCAGAGTGTGGCTGGTGCTCCGCCGACAGCAGTTGCTATGGACGCACCATAGGCGCCAATTGCACCACCAATCTGCAAACCACACGCTGTCCCGGCATTTGCCCATCGCTGGGCGATTGTCATGCCTGCCTGGTGCATGGCACAAAATGGAGCAGAGGCAGCGCTGGCAGCTCTGTCACCAGCAAGCTGGGCTTGAATGAGTGCACCTGGTGTGTGCAGAATGCTCAGTGTCATCATCGAGATGATAACTATGGTATTTGTGGTGAAAGCGCCGGCTGGTGGGGCGAACAAGGCACTGAGATACGCACGCCGGTGCTTTGCACCATCAACGATCGTCGCCCTGGACTAACCTACATTAAGTACAACTATCCGGTTAACTTTACCATGCCGGATTATGTGGGTATTGTTAATGCCACCATGGTGGACTTTGCTTCACCACCGCCCAGCGCTTACTTTGAGCAACGTCAGGAGGGTGAAATGCTTGCGCGTCTGCTGGGTTTTGTGCGTCCCAGACAGCAGTGGCATGGCGggagtagcagcagcaacattaacagcaacaaccacaatgaCTCGGCTATACAAGTTTGCAGCAGTTACTCCCGCGCCGTGCTGCGCGCTGGTCTGGGCTTGAATTTGGATTTGCTTACCAATTACACCAGTCAGAGCTCCAATCAGTCATACTGCAGTAATGTGCTGCTGCCCAGCATGGATCAGCCGTTTCTAGTTGATTTCCAG GCACGTCGTCGCATAGGCCAAAACACTATATACAATACTTATCAGAAGACCAAAATGGAGCTGCAGCATCTGCACAATGGACAACTGAATGCATTTACATTCGAGTACTTGGAGCCATATTATTCCGGCGATTGCACGCATTACAACAACTGTTTGCATTGTCTAACCGATGCCAGCTGCTCATGGTGCTCGCTAACTGGCAAATGCCATTTGAAGTCGGTGAATGAAAGCGCTGTGTGCAGGCAGCAGGAAGGCAATTGGGCTTATCTTATTAGTCAGCCAAGTCAATGCGCCAACTGCTCCAATTATGTTAGCTGTGAAGCTTGCGTCACCACACCCGCTGGTGGAGAATGCGAGTGGTGGCTGGAGGATGCGCGCTGTGGACGCGTAGGCAAATCCAATAGCAGCGTGCGTGCTTTAGAGCAATGCCCACGTCCTTGTCGTGAGCGACAGGGCTGCGATCAGTGTCTGGGCGAACGTGGACGCTGCGTTTGGTGTGAGGCAAGCGCGCAATGCTTCAGCTTTGCTGTCTACACCAGCGAATATCAATTTGGCATGTGCCGCGAATGGATTGACAAGGTTACGCCCACAGCGGCGACAACAGCTGTAGCTGGTGCAGATCCCACTGTGCGTGCGCTTCAACAATGCAAATCCTGTGAACGGCAtcgcaattgcagcagctgcttgcgcaCTTTGAGCTGCGGCTGGTGCTTCGATCGCGATAATCCCATTGATGGCATTTGCATGCAGGGCGACTTTAGCTACAGCGCCGGCAACTGCTCCTTGGCgctcaacagcagcacgcTACACGATGCCGAGTGGGCTTATGCGCAGTGTCCGGATGTGGATGAGTGCGGCTTGGGTTTGCATGACTGCCACAAGGAGGCCAAGTGCACCAATACCCAGGGCAGTTATAATTGCCATTGTCGTCGTGGCTATGTGGGCGATGGTCGCTTCAGCTGCGTGCGCACTTGCTACGAATTTTGTCAGCATGGCCATTGCTCAGGTCCGCCGGAGTATGTGTGCAAGTGTGCGCTGGGCTGGACGGGCAGTGATTGCGGCATTAGCTGTGGCTGTAATAATCATTCCACGTGCACAGAGCGTTTGGGCAAGTGCGATCAGTGCCAGGCGTGGACAGAAGGCGAGCGCTGCGAACGTTGTCGTCAGGGTAGCTATGGCAATGCTACAGCGGCTGTGGGCTGTCATCCGTGCGAGTGCAATGGACATGGCAATCAGGATTTG GGCATCTGCAATGTGAATCATGGCGAGTGCTACTGCAAGGACAATACACAAGGCCTCAAATGCGACAGCTGTGCACCTGGCTATTATGGCGATCCGCGTGATGGCGGCCAGTGTTACTATCAATGCGAATCGCGTGGCATATTGACGAGCATCGGACGCAGCGCCATTGGCTCATATCAGAGCTATCGCTCACCGTGGGGCGCCAGCTTGGAGGTGCGTGAATGCCTTTGGATTCTACAGCCCAAAACGTTGCAGGCTGAGAaatcgctgctgcagctggagttCCAATGGAGCAGTCTGGCCATGGACTGTGATGAGAATGCCGTTTATATCTACAACAGTTTGCCGGATTTGACGGGCGTGGCACAGCAGAACGAGCTGCTGGCTGTGGTCTGCGCACCTTACAGCGCCACCAGAATCATCGAAGCGCGCTCCAATCATGTGACCGTTTACTATAAACAaggcagcgagcagcgacaCTTTGGCTTCAATGCGCTCTATACAGTGAAGAACTGCGTGGCGGGCAGCTGCTCGCATCCGCACACATGCGATGCCTCGCAGCGTTGTGTATGTCCTGCCGGCTATGTGGGCGCACGCTGTGAGGTGGAGATCTGTCCCAGCAATTGTCATGCGAAGCGTGGCCAGGGCTACTGCGATACGGAGTACGGACGCTGCATTTGCAGCAATGCCAGCTATGGTGGCGCAGATTGTGGCACATTGGTGCAGCGGCATCATCTGGTGCTCACCGAGCTGTTcaatacgctgctgctgagcgaTGCACTCGATCATTTGCGCAATACGATACCACGCTTTGGCCACACTGTGCATGCGGATAGACGCGGCAGCCTGTGGATGTTTGGTGGCTATTCGCCAGTGCATGGTCCGCTTAATGATTTTCGACAATTTGATACGCGCAACGGCACTTGGCTGCAGGTTACAGTGGAGTCGGCTACGCCGGAAGATCGCATGCCGCTGGGACGTTACTTTCATGCTGCCGACATTTATATACGCAAGCAGTGCATCTATATTTATGGTGGACTCGGTTTGAATCCCAAGCTAACGCTGCTGTCAGACTTTTGGTTGTTTTCCATACAAAATCAGCGCTGGAGTGAGCTGGAGCCGAGGGCAAGGGAAAAGCCACCAGCGCTGGCGGGGCATACGCTAACGCAGCTGCGGCATCAGGAACAggaagcgctgctgctgctgggcggaCTGAGTCTGAACAAAAGCAGATCGCTGGAGCTTTGGCTATACTATGTGGACAGCAATAAATGGAGCGTGTTGCGTGCGAGCGGCGCACGCATTCCACATCTATATGGCCATAGCGCAGTCTATCATGCCGAGACACATAGTTTGTATGTCTTTGGTGGCTTTGCGCAGGAGCCGCAAAGTCAGTTGTATGCATTGGATTTGCAGCGCATGAGCTGGACGCATTTGCCGAGCTTCAATGAGGTCAACACGCCACTCAGTTTGTTGCCGCGTGCGCGTTATTTTCATGCAGCGGTGAGCACCTCGCACTACATGCTTGTCTACGGCGGACGCACGCAGCCGTACAATGGCACGGATATGTTAATCGCTTATGTCTACGCCTGCAATCAATGGGTGCGGCTGACCGACGATGTTGCCCTGCTGGGCAGACTGCCTGTGGCAAGCTATGcggaagctgcagctgctgatatAGATACTGGTGTTGTTTATGCTATAGGCGGCTGGGATGGCAGCGCTAGCTCCAGTCATGTGACACGCATTCAGCTGCCCGACGATCTGTGCCAGCTTTGGAGCGAGGGCGGCAAGTCGCTATGTCGTCATTATATGGGCTGCAGCTACTGCACAGTGGAGTTAACCTACAGCAACAGTTCGTATTGTCACACCGAAACGGGCGAGGATTTgacaagctgcaacaacatCAATGGACCGTTTAGCACTAACAAAGGACCTGCCTGCAACTCCAAGTGGCTCGCTGcgcgcaactgcagcagcttcaataCCTGCGGCGATTGTCTAGCACATTGGCCTAGTCACAGCTCGCTGCCCGCTGTGTGCAAATGGTGCGATGAGTGCGGCATACGTGGACGCTGTGTGCCCACTAGTGTGAGCTGTCTACGTGGCAGCGCCTATTGCCGCCAGGAATCGAGCATTGCCGATCTGAACGAGTGTCCATTGCCGCCTTGTTATCAACTCAATTGCGAGCGCTGTCTGCAGCAGCGTCCCGGCTGTCAATGGGCGCGCAATGAGCTGGCGCATGTGGAGTGCATTGCCAGCGAGCTGGTCACCCTCAATGGCTATCAGCTGGTGCAACAGTGTCCCGCTGCCTGCCACACctacagcaactgcagcagctgcctgcaaAGCCAATGCAAATGGTCCACCATGCTGAGTGTTTGCCTGGAGCCGAGTGTGCAGCCATTGTTCTGCGCTGGCGGCGTTTGTGGCCTGGTGCTGGCGCCGCACGAGCAGGCGCGCTGTCCGGCACCTTGTCATGTTTATACGCAGTGCGCCAGCTGCCTGGAGCATGCCCACTGTGGCTGGTGTGCGCGTCAGGGCTACAATGGCGATGGCGTCTGCACGCAGGCAGCGCTGGAGCAGCGTCAGGAGCATCCCAGCAGCTCTACCTGTGACTTGATCTACAATCAAACGCGCACGGATGCGCAGTTGACCCCCGCGGACATTGTCAGCTGGCATTATGTGCAGTGCCCAGCGGAGAATGAATGTGAGAATGGACATCATGACTGCAACGCCATCTCCGAGCAGTGCATTGATTTGGACACAAATACTCCTGGTTACAAATGTATTTGTGCTGAGGGCTACCGCGCTGTAGCGGATCAGGGCTGCTTGCCCGTCTGCAAGGGCTGCGTGCGTGGCAGCTGCGTGCGTCCCAATGTCTGCCAGTGTGACTTTGGCTATGTGGGTGAGAATTGCAGCATTCAGTGCTTATGCAATGGCCACTCCAATTGCGAGTCGAGCAGCCGCTTGGATATCTGTCTGGAGTGTCATAATCACACAATGGGCGAGCAGTGTGAGAAATGCCAGCCGCTGTTTGTGGGCGATCCACGTGATGGCGGCGCCTGTCAGCCTTGCTCCGACTACTGCCACGGACATTCCGATGTTTGCGTTGCCTACGATTCCGATCCGGCTGTCTTTAATATGACACGCTCCGAGCTGGAGCGCATTCTGCCTGCTGGTCCCACCCACAATGCCACCTGTCTACGTTGCGCTAATCACACGGCTGGAGATCGTTGCGATAGCTGCCTTACGGGCTATTTTCGTGGCAGCGAGGATCTACAGCGTGCCTGCCAGCCCTGTCAGTGTCATGGTCATGGAAACATCTGTGATGCAGTCACGGGCGAGAAATGCAATTGTGGCAACAATACCGAAAGCGATGCCACCTGTACTGCTGGCGGTGGCAAGAACTCTGCTCAGCTTTGTTGGAGTGTTCAATGCTCCAAGTGTCGCGACTCATACGCCGGCAATCCGACGGATGGACATCAGTGCTACAAACAGATAACAGTGGAGTCGCGCATGTGCTTCGATGCCAAACCCATTG AGGAATGCAAATCGAAGCCAGCGCCATTGCGTCCCGGCCAAACCGTATTCTTTGTCATACAGCCGCGTTTCATGAACGTGGACATACGCATCATTATAGACGTCACGCAAGGTGAACTGGATGTGTTCATGTCGCCGCAGGATGACTCCTTTATAGTGGAGACGAATCTTACCAACGGTTATCACGACATCTTTCTGGACAATCGCTACAATTGGGGACAGAAGGGCGAGCAGCGAGACATACCATTGAATATAGCGTTGCCGCGACACGATAATGTCACCATACAGAAATTGTTTGCACCCGaacgccgcagcagcagcgctggaaGCAGCGGCgccggcaatggcaacagcgctgccagcatGAGCGAGAGCATCCTCTATTCGCCTCAGCTGCGTAATTGTCATAGCAATGGCGTGCACAGCTTTGTGGTGCACGATCAACATGCCAAGCGGTTGACCACACATGTGACTTTGAATCAATGCAATACGCTGCTGCGTCTGTTTGGACTCAAGGATCGTCTGGTGTTGACGCTGCCGCAACATGCGCATAACTTAAGCGCCACGCGCTTCTTTATAGCGCTGCGTGCCAGCGCTGGACCTGAGCCCAGCTATGGCTCTGTAGTATTTCGACAGGATCAGCTGCACATCGATCTATTTGTATTCTTCTCTGTATTCTTCTCCTGCTTCTTTCTCTTTCTGGCGCTGTGCGTCATTGTGTGGAAGGTGAAGCAAGCATCGGATTTAAGACGTGCACGTCGACAACATGTCGTCGAGATGTTGCATCTGGCCAAGCGTCCATTTGCGCAAATCTTTCTAGCCTCAGCCAGCTTGGACATGGATGGCGCCAACAGTCCACACGCTGTTGTGGCATCCAGCACACGTGCCATGCGTCAACGCGCGCGTCAAGCGCTGCTGattcaacaacagcaacaacaacaacagcagcagcatcagcaacatccACAACAAATTGAACTACAGCCGCTGCCAGCACAACAAATCGTCAACCTGCGCACTTTGCAACCCACTGAGATCATGCTGGTGGCTATTGAGCCTACCTATGATAATCTTGCCGCTGTGGGCACTGTGTTTATTAGTCTGCCTGGACGCTCCAAGGCGCCGCTAAGCATTGCCTTGGGCTCTACGCTCATCACTTATCCACGCCAGTATCCAAACAATTCGCGTCATTTCTTGCGCGCCCAAAATCAGCGACTGCAtcaagcttaa